One Bartonella tribocorum CIP 105476 genomic window carries:
- a CDS encoding PBSX family phage terminase large subunit — protein sequence MTTRQIKIVPKLIPIFAGDALVRAAWGGRGSGKTRSFALMAALKGYQFGMQGISGTILCARQFQNSLAESSLEEIKRAIEAHDFLSEYYKVGEASIKSNDGRIAFQFSGLDRNIASIKSMGRILLCWVDEAEPVTETAWQTLIPTLREEGDGWRAELWVTWNPLRDNAPVESRFRFSDNEAIKRVEINWSDNPKFPKILNEARLDDLRNRPETYKHIWEGAYLTAVQGAYYQKEMLAAEQEGRIGRVARDPLMQIRAFWDIGGTGAKADATAIWIAQFVGREIRVLDYYEAQGQPLSEHIGWLRHNGYEKALMVLPHDGATRDRVHNVSFESALNDAGFETQVIPNQGAGAVKMRIEAVRRILPSVWFNEETTVAGRKALNWYHEKWDEKRNIGLGAEHDWSSHGADAFGLMCVGYEQPMQRQKRQAYSGREAYESTSWMAE from the coding sequence ATGACGACAAGACAGATTAAGATTGTACCAAAACTTATCCCTATTTTTGCAGGGGATGCTTTGGTACGCGCGGCTTGGGGTGGACGAGGGTCTGGTAAAACAAGATCATTTGCCTTGATGGCTGCTTTAAAAGGCTATCAATTTGGTATGCAAGGGATATCGGGGACTATTCTTTGTGCACGTCAGTTTCAAAATTCGCTAGCAGAGAGTTCATTGGAGGAGATTAAGCGGGCGATTGAAGCCCATGACTTTTTAAGCGAATATTACAAGGTTGGAGAGGCTTCGATTAAGTCAAATGATGGTCGTATAGCTTTTCAGTTTTCTGGACTGGACCGTAATATAGCCAGTATCAAATCCATGGGGCGTATTTTGCTCTGTTGGGTTGATGAGGCAGAGCCGGTAACAGAAACAGCTTGGCAGACGCTTATACCAACTTTGCGTGAAGAGGGAGATGGGTGGCGAGCAGAGTTATGGGTGACATGGAACCCATTGCGAGATAATGCACCGGTTGAAAGTCGGTTTCGCTTTTCAGACAATGAAGCCATTAAGCGTGTAGAGATCAATTGGTCAGACAATCCGAAGTTTCCCAAGATCTTGAATGAAGCGCGGCTTGATGATTTGAGAAACCGCCCCGAGACCTATAAGCATATATGGGAAGGGGCTTATCTTACAGCGGTTCAAGGTGCTTACTATCAAAAAGAAATGTTGGCAGCGGAGCAAGAGGGGCGGATAGGGCGTGTTGCGCGTGATCCTTTAATGCAGATACGCGCCTTTTGGGATATTGGGGGCACAGGAGCCAAGGCAGATGCGACAGCGATATGGATAGCGCAATTTGTAGGCAGAGAGATTAGAGTGCTTGATTATTATGAAGCACAAGGACAGCCGTTATCAGAGCATATCGGTTGGTTGCGTCACAATGGCTATGAGAAGGCACTGATGGTCCTCCCCCATGATGGTGCGACCAGAGACCGTGTGCACAATGTGAGTTTTGAGAGCGCTTTAAATGATGCGGGTTTTGAAACGCAGGTCATTCCTAATCAAGGGGCTGGGGCTGTCAAAATGCGAATAGAGGCAGTGCGACGTATTTTGCCTTCAGTTTGGTTCAATGAAGAGACGACTGTAGCAGGGCGTAAGGCACTGAATTGGTATCATGAGAAATGGGATGAGAAGCGTAATATTGGTTTGGGAGCAGAACATGATTGGTCCAGTCATGGTGCAGATGCTTTTGGATTAATGTGTGTGGGGTATGAACAACCGATGCAGAGACAAAAGAGACAAGCTTATAGCGGTAGAGAAGCCTATGAGAGTACGTCATGGATGGCAGAATGA
- the ssb gene encoding single-stranded DNA-binding protein, whose amino-acid sequence MLNKVILIGYLGANPESKTMSSGAEVVNFRMATSESYTDKATNKKVDKTEWHSVVVFNPHLAKIALQYLKKGSKVYIEGQLQTRKWQDKNGIERFVTEVILPKYKGDLKLLDGKNDDNQEPSSSAYERSIYRPLDTPHTVMNDDVPF is encoded by the coding sequence ATGCTTAATAAAGTGATTTTAATTGGCTATTTAGGTGCAAATCCAGAAAGCAAAACAATGTCATCTGGCGCCGAGGTGGTCAATTTTCGTATGGCAACGTCTGAAAGCTATACAGATAAGGCTACCAATAAGAAAGTAGACAAAACAGAATGGCATTCCGTAGTGGTGTTTAATCCACATCTTGCAAAAATAGCGCTTCAGTATCTCAAAAAGGGGAGCAAAGTTTATATAGAGGGACAGCTTCAAACGCGTAAATGGCAAGATAAAAACGGTATTGAACGTTTTGTAACAGAAGTCATTTTGCCTAAGTACAAAGGCGACTTAAAGCTCTTAGATGGCAAAAATGATGATAATCAAGAGCCGTCATCATCTGCTTATGAGAGAAGTATTTATAGACCTCTTGATACACCCCATACCGTTATGAATGATGATGTTCCTTTTTAA